Proteins from a genomic interval of Daphnia pulex isolate KAP4 chromosome 4, ASM2113471v1:
- the LOC124193063 gene encoding uncharacterized protein LOC124193063: MGISVSLEKSTRFLYGIVWSWHEDSCAMLTFIHDGRGTSTYVHPYLRDERSSSITATKHNLFFFTGDLGEFLDLDHFMIASVRCYTPVIVPRYPINSCNGKRLESVKRWLPLKHLFSHLRSTTLPSD; the protein is encoded by the exons atgggcATTTCAGTGtccttagaaaag agcacgcggtttctttatggaatcgtgtggtcctggcacgaaGATTCTTGTGCAATGCTGACCTTtatccatgacggaagagggacttccacctacgtccatccttatcttcgcgacgaACGCTCATCTAGCATCACTGCtactaaacacaatttgtttttctttactgGCGACTTGGGCGAGTTTCTGGATCTGGACCACTTcatgatcgcttccgtccgctgttacacacctgtgattgtgcccaggtacccaataAATAGTTGCAATGGCAAAAGGCTTGAAAGTGTTAAAAGATGGTTaccattaaaacatttattttctcatttaagatCAACAACACTTCCCAGTGACTAG
- the LOC124193062 gene encoding uncharacterized protein LOC124193062 — protein MPLTFEGHRDHYVKRVMQWCRDPSPATSTCGTSFLVLSARRSRRSLSNTYHATAERLGEKGERKGQRHQSSEDLRHGNNCSALSVTICLLQRIASSYPWLIRRRTLFGVVSLFGGSTTGVSMSSWYGGYQTATPPPSQKQLTQRPVIAPRSTSTTLLRHRSFIP, from the exons ATGCCCTTGACTTTCGAAGGTCAccgagatcattacgtaaaacgtgtcatgcagtggtgtagag acccatccccagcaacgtcaacctgcggAACCAGTTTTCTTGTCCTTagcgctcgaaggtcacggagatcattaagTAATACGTatcatgcgacggcggagaggttgggtgagaaag gagagagaaaaggccagagacatcagtcgagtgaggatctccgacacggcaacaactgcagcgcactctctgtcaccatctgccttcttcagCGTATTGCCAGTTCGtatccatgg TTAATAAGGCGTCGTACGCTGTTCGGTGTTGTGTCGTTGTTTggtgggtcgaccactggtgtatcgatgtcttcttggtatggcggctaccaaaccgcaacgccgccgccttcccaAAAGCAACtcacgcaacgaccagttattGCACCAAGGTctacaagtactacactactaaggcaccggagttttataccataA